GCGATAGAGTTCCGCATTCCCCTCGGAACTGGATGAATAGGCCAGAAAATTCCCGTCTGGAGAGAGCGCGGGAGTGATGTTCAGCCCCCCTTGCGAAACCAGCGTCCAGCGTTTCCCGGTCGCGAGCTCGAGAAGATCGATATCCTGTGCGTTCCGATTACGATAGGTCGTAAAGACCAAAAATCGGCGATCGGGGGACCAGCGCGGCATTAAATTCAAAAACCCGTCGGCTGTCAGTTGCCGTGGATCGTACCCGTCATAGTCCATCAGAAACAATTCACGCGCCGAACCCAGCTCAGACACGTAGGCGATTTTCGTCCGAGCGATCCCCGGTTCTCCGACATAGCGGAACACCAACTCATCCGCAAACCGATGGGCCATCAGTCGGACCACCGATGTCGAGCCGACATAGCGTTTTCCACCGACCACCTCGTTATTCCCGGCGTCATAGACATAGCCATCCATATTTACATCGGCATCTTTGTTCCCGCTCTTGATACCAGCGCGTCCCCACACCACGGCCGACACACCGTTCTCAACCGCATGTTTGAAAGACGGATCCGGCTCCGCCCCAAGTTGCCCGGGCTTGATGCCGAGGCCGTTCACATCGACGAGAGCGAACACCAAAGACCGACGTAGATCTGCCTTGAGCACCTCCTCAATACGACTCCCGAGCTTCACCCGCCCTTCCGGTGACTCCGTCCCGCCCAGATTCTCAATTCCGGCAATCGCCAACGGAATCTTTTGAAAATCCGGCCTCGTCGCTTCGAGAAATACGTCGGCCGCCCCGGATTCGATGATCCACACGAGGCCGACCATGGTACACAACCCGCCAAGCACGAACGTTCGCAACGTCATAATTTATCCTTGGGGCTCGCCAACGGTAAAGGTGAAGTGGGCATCAAAATACGAATCGGAAATATCGGCCGGAAAGACCGGTAACGGGTTTGCGCTCAGTACCGCCCGCTTCCCCGCCAAGTCATAATACTCATTCCCGGATGATTGTTCGATGGATATACCCGTGACTTTCCCGTCTCGATGAAGCCTGAATTGGACGACAACCACATAAGCCTGGCTGGTTAAATCCAGGGGTGGAGCACTCCAACAATTACTGATGCGTTGGCGCACCAGTGCAAGATAGGCATTTGACCCTGGAGCCATTCCTGGAACCTTCAGCGTTGTGTCGACGGCTTTGACACTGGGCACCTTTGCCTCAATCTGGGGAGCCGGTTGAGGCGTGGGTTTTGAGGGAACATCGACTGACGCTACGGTTTTGGGCACTTCCAGCTTTTTGATTTTTTTGAACTCTTCATCTAAGTCCTTCGCCAAATCTTCCGTCAGAGACGAAGAAGATTTCTGCGCCACCGGTCTCCCTGCAAGGTCTTTCGTATCCGACGCGACCGGCACATCCGGCAGTTTCATCGCCGATGGGGCCTTGGGTCTTTCCTCCGGACTGATGTCCCCGCGCTTCGGAGCATCGGGCGGCAGCTCGATATCCTTCATGATCTCGCTCATCACGTCATTCGATGATTTCGCCCGAGTGACCGGAGGAGATACTGGCGGAGGTGAAACAGACGGAGGCGGCACAGGGGCCGACTTTGCAACGGGAGCGGCCTTCGGCGGTGCGATCGTCGTGGTGCGCTCGACGGGCTTCGGCGAGTCGACAGACTTGTTCTGCGGCACCGGCTTGGGGCGTTCTACTTCTTTTTCTTTTGAGATCGGTTGGCTTTTTTGAGGCTCAAGCGTCTTCACCTGGGGTGCGGGAAGACTAGCCAGCGAAATCTCGATGGACGCAAGCGGTCGTTCGCCGTGATGCGGCAATCGAACCCACGCTACAAGCGCTAAGATGCCCACGTGCAGCGCAAGGGACACGAACAGGGCACGACTCAGGCGGCGAGCCAGCTTCGCCTGCCACTCATCATCCGATAGCATACCGGCTGATGTCCAAGCCTGCACCGTGAGCCTTAATCCTACTGGTTAGGTAGAAGAGACGTCGTTTCCGTGACCCGTTCGGGTCCGATTATGAGATCGGTCACCATGCCGAGTTTCTCAAGCCAGGCCTTCTTCACTTCATCCATCACCTGGACCACAACCCCATCCAGCACATCACGGCCTGCACCGTGAGCCTTAATCCTACTGGTTAGGTAGAGAAGACGTCGCCTCTGTGATCCGTTCGGGTCCGGTCGTGGGATCAGTCACCATGCCGAGTTTCTCTATCCCGGCCTTTTTGACTCCATCCATGACTTGAACCACGACCCCATACGGCACATCACGATCGGCACGTAAATACAAGGAGACATCCGCGTGTTCTTGCTTCAGGAGATGCAATTTTCGTTCGAGTTGAGCGACGCTGACTTGATCTTTGTCGAGATACAGCCGTTGATCTTTTTCGATCGTCAACACGGCCCGGATTTCCGGTTTGATGGTGTTCGCGGCCGAGGTTGGTAGCTTGATGTCCATTCCACGATATAGCATCGGCGCAGTGACCATGAAGATGACCAATAATACCAAGACCACATCGACCAGTGGGATCACATTGATTTCGGCCAAAAACCGACGCTGCCTCGTCTCGAAAATCATCCTTTGACTCCGACAGCAACCGGATCGACGGGTTTGGCCTGAGGCGGGATCAGAGCAAGAAGCTCCACCACGACGGAATCCATCTGCAAGGCGGTACGCCTGATGCGTGTCAGGAAATAATTGTAGGCGATGACGGCAGGGATCGCCGCAAATAATCCGGCGGCGGTGGCGATCAAGGCTTCAGATACTCCGGGGGCCACAGCCGCGATACTGGCCGTACCCTGGGCTCCGATTTCCCGGAACGAATCGATGATCCCCATCACGGTTCCCAACAATCCAACGAACGGGGAAATATTCCCGGTCGTAGCAAGAAAAGGAAGAAAGGTTTCCAGCTTGGCGATTTGCCCCTGAGCGATATGGGCTGCCGTCCGCTCCATCACATGCCGATCAAAGATAAGGGCGCCGTTTTCTTTCGTCTCTGTAGGGATGTAGCCGATCCGCTGGACCACGGTGTAAAAAATCTTTGCGCAAGGGCTTCCCGTGGTTTGTTGTACCTGCCGGGTCACTTCTTCCACATCTCTGGCCCGCAATAACACCGCCATAAAACGGCGGTCCTTCTCGTCGGCTGCGCGAAAGCTCGCCCATTTATAGAAAATAATCGCCCACGAAATGATGGAAAACCCCAACAACAGCAAGAGGACCACTTTGGAGACGATCCCCAACGACATGATAACTCCCAGCGGGCCAGCTTGAAACATACGAGTGTCGACGTGCCTCCTTAGCGTTCAATCATTCTGTGCAACGTGGATTGTACCAAACACTATAACTGGGGAAAAATGGCGGGGCCGACGGGATTTGAACCCGCGACCTCCAGATTGACAATCTGGCGTCCTAACCAGGCTGAACGACGGCCCCGCAAAATCTAGCTATGGCGGAAGATTGAAAATGACAAGACGCTCTCAGTTTGGTCGCCGATCAAGCCCCGAGCTGAGGAACAAACCCTCCGTATGAAACCACCCACCCCTGCCTCTGCTTACCATAATGTCACATTGGTAGGCGGAACAGGGATTGAACCTGTGACCTCTGCCTTGTAAGGGCAGCGCTCTCCCAACTGAGCTATCCGCCCAATTTTCTTAGCAACGTATCAAGTCCATACTGCCTTGTCAACCGGGCACATATCTTTCACCGCTCTTTTCATGTCATGCATCAAGAAGAGACTTCCACGCTACACTTTTGTTCCATCCGATCTTCGTCCCTTAAGCTGTCTCGGGAAAAATTTTCGGTGAATATGCTTAAGCCGGCTCCGTTCCACATGTGTATAGATCTGAGTCGTCGCGATATCGGCATGTCCCAACATCGTTTGGACGGCCCGAAGATCGGCTCCCCCTTCCAGCAAATGCGTAGCGAACGAATGTCGCAGGACATGCGGCGAAATCGACTTCGTAATCCGAGCGCGCCGTGCCCGCTGCAGAAGCAGTTTCCAGCAAGCTTGCCTCGTTAACCCTCGTCCTC
This window of the Nitrospira sp. genome carries:
- the tolB gene encoding Tol-Pal system beta propeller repeat protein TolB gives rise to the protein MTLRTFVLGGLCTMVGLVWIIESGAADVFLEATRPDFQKIPLAIAGIENLGGTESPEGRVKLGSRIEEVLKADLRRSLVFALVDVNGLGIKPGQLGAEPDPSFKHAVENGVSAVVWGRAGIKSGNKDADVNMDGYVYDAGNNEVVGGKRYVGSTSVVRLMAHRFADELVFRYVGEPGIARTKIAYVSELGSARELFLMDYDGYDPRQLTADGFLNLMPRWSPDRRFLVFTTYRNRNAQDIDLLELATGKRWTLVSQGGLNITPALSPDGNFLAYSSSSEGNAELYRMDTHTKAVQRLTTNAGGDLSPSWAPSGRELAFTSDRNGGPQVFLISSDGSNVRRLTFEGDYNAAPAWSPRGNWIAYVCRTPKKEYKLCLITPDGQKRVQLTTGPGVDDSPSWSPDGRHIVFSSTADGKSHIYMINVDGKDLERITFTGTHNSAPTWSPAS
- a CDS encoding TonB family protein yields the protein MQAWTSAGMLSDDEWQAKLARRLSRALFVSLALHVGILALVAWVRLPHHGERPLASIEISLASLPAPQVKTLEPQKSQPISKEKEVERPKPVPQNKSVDSPKPVERTTTIAPPKAAPVAKSAPVPPPSVSPPPVSPPVTRAKSSNDVMSEIMKDIELPPDAPKRGDISPEERPKAPSAMKLPDVPVASDTKDLAGRPVAQKSSSSLTEDLAKDLDEEFKKIKKLEVPKTVASVDVPSKPTPQPAPQIEAKVPSVKAVDTTLKVPGMAPGSNAYLALVRQRISNCWSAPPLDLTSQAYVVVVQFRLHRDGKVTGISIEQSSGNEYYDLAGKRAVLSANPLPVFPADISDSYFDAHFTFTVGEPQG
- a CDS encoding biopolymer transporter ExbD; protein product: MIFETRQRRFLAEINVIPLVDVVLVLLVIFMVTAPMLYRGMDIKLPTSAANTIKPEIRAVLTIEKDQRLYLDKDQVSVAQLERKLHLLKQEHADVSLYLRADRDVPYGVVVQVMDGVKKAGIEKLGMVTDPTTGPERITEATSSLPNQ
- a CDS encoding MotA/TolQ/ExbB proton channel family protein translates to MFQAGPLGVIMSLGIVSKVVLLLLLGFSIISWAIIFYKWASFRAADEKDRRFMAVLLRARDVEEVTRQVQQTTGSPCAKIFYTVVQRIGYIPTETKENGALIFDRHVMERTAAHIAQGQIAKLETFLPFLATTGNISPFVGLLGTVMGIIDSFREIGAQGTASIAAVAPGVSEALIATAAGLFAAIPAVIAYNYFLTRIRRTALQMDSVVVELLALIPPQAKPVDPVAVGVKG